A window of the Cryptococcus neoformans var. neoformans B-3501A chromosome 9, whole genome shotgun sequence genome harbors these coding sequences:
- a CDS encoding hypothetical protein (HMMPfam hit to Peptidase_M20, Peptidase family M20/M25/M40, score: 129.0, E(): 1.1e-35), translating into MPKGPIYLPVTSNDVPSSEGVSKRRWPLIVLGLLAASSIITSWPLSVSQLITYKGDYSAYNGSLRDGLCAQAEPIMPAGYDTSKIWEDKDIIIKRLQEAVRIPTEVFDEMGPVDEDPRWEIFTEFHAFLKKTFPLIYEVAEVTETDWALVYEIQGSNPSLKPLFLTAHQDVVPVLPSTRSQWTHDPYGGEYDGTVIHGRGASDTKSSLIAVMSAIEHLLKTTDFKPKRTIILGFGSDEERGGQVGAPAIARYLLDKYGRNSMALLIDEGSGMINTWGQQFATPAVAEKGHYDLGITVSTLGGHSSVPPPHTAIGLISLLIAELERNPHEATIAESSPVYEFMTCAAAYAKDMPKRLKSMIIKAEDGDPKAWKSLPEEIISVGMGGAPAGPGQGDPIKSMLTTTQAVDIIQGGLKVNALPEAVTAIVNHRINSLSNHFELQGRTLNLLKPVCEDYNLTLIGFEGETVFEGSPTSKVILDEAFGYYTDPSPHSPVSIEDPAWRVMAGTARGMWASRKEVSEDGKIVELEAGDDLIMAPFMSTGNTDTRRYWDLTPNIYRFRYTPMAGSAGAHTINEYSNADDLVEFARFYQAMILNLDTAEDVA; encoded by the exons ATGCCTAAAGGTCCCATCTATCTACCAGTCACCTCAAACGATGTACCCTCCTCTGAGGGTGTATCCAAGCGCCGTTGGCCGCTGATTGTCCTCGGTCTTTTGGCTGCTTCTTCTATTATCACATCCTGGCCTTTATCCGTGTCCCAGCTTATCACCTACAAAGGGGATTACTCTGCGTATAATGGAAGCTTGAGAGACGGACTCTGTGCCCAGGCAGAACCTATCATGCCCGCCGGCTACGACACGAGCAAGATTTGGGAGGACAAGGATATCATTATCAAGAGGCTTCAGGAAGCT GTTCGAATCCCTACCGAGGTCTTCGACGAGATGGGCCCCGTCGATGAAGATCCTAGATGGGAAATCTTCACTGAATTCCATGCTT TCCTCAAAAAGACGTTCCCTCTCAT TTATGAGGTGGCCGAGGTGACCGAGACTGATTGGGCATTGGTCTACGAGATCCAAGGCTCCAACCCATCTCTCAAACCTCTTTTCCTTACTGCTCATCAGG ATGTCGTCCCCGTCTTGCCCTCTACTAGAAGCCAATGGACCCATGATCCTTACGGCGGCGAATACGATGGCACAGTCATTCACGGTCGAGGTGCTTCGGACACTAAGAGCAGTCTGATTG CTGTGATGTCTGCCATCGAACATCTCCTTAAGACCACTGACTTCAAACCCAAGAGGACCATCATTCTGGGCTTTGGCAGCGATGAGGAACGCGGTGGCCAAGTCGGCGCACCTGCTATCGCTCGGTACCTCCTGGACAAGTACGGACGGAACTCTATGGCTCT CCTCATTGATGAGGGATCAGGTATGATCAACACTTGGGGCCAGCAATTCGCTACCCCGGCTGTCGCTGAGAAAGGCCACTACGACCTGGGTATCACCGTCTCCACCCTGGGTGGACACTCTTCCgtacctcctcctcacACAGCCATCGGTCTCATCTCCTTGCTTATTGCGGAGCTCGAGCGCAACCCTCACGAAGCTACTATTGCCGAGTCTTCTCCTGTTTACGAGTTTATGACTTGCGCAGCTGCCTATGCCAAAGACATGCCAAAAAGATTAAAAAGTATGATTATCAAGgctgaggatggagatCCAAAGGCTTGGAAGAGCTTGCCTGAAGAAATCATCAGCGTTGGGATGGGTGGAGCACCTGCCGGTCCTGGTCAGGGTGATCCGATCAAGAGTATGTTGACTACTACCCAAGCTGTGGATATAATCCAGGGTGGGCTGAAGGTAAATGCTTTG CCCGAAGCTGTGACTGCCATCGTCAACCACCGAATCAACAGTCTTTCCAACCACTTCGAGCTCCAAGGCCGAACCCTGAACCTCCTCAAACCTGTGTGTGAAGACTACAACCTTACCCTCATCGGTTTTGAGGGCGAGACCGTCTTTGAGGGCTCCCCCACTTCCAAAGTCATTCTCGACGAAGCATTTGGCTATTACACCGACCCCTCCCCCCATAGCCCTGTGAGCATCGAAGACCCGGCTTGGAGGGTGATGGCGGGGACAGCGAGGGGTATGTGGGCGAGTAGAAAGGAGGTCAgtgaggatgggaagattGTAGAGCTTGAAGCTGGCGATGATTTGATTATGGCTCCGTTTATGAGCACTGGT AACACTGACACAAGGCGTTACTGGGACCTCACCCCAAACATCTATCGATTCCGATACACCCCCATGGCGGGTTCTGCTGGAGCGCATACCATCAACGAATACTCAAACGCTGATGATCTTGTCGAGTTTGCGAGATTCTACCAAGCGATGATACTGAACTTGGATACTGCTGAAGATGTGGCGTAA